A DNA window from Bradyrhizobium barranii subsp. barranii contains the following coding sequences:
- the cobG gene encoding precorrin-3B synthase produces the protein MSAAAIKGWCPGALRPMQSGDGLVVRVRPFGGRLEAAQVAGLAELAERYGNGLIDVTSRANLQIRGVSEQGHRRLLDGLALLRLLDPDTDIEARRNILVTPFWNSGDETQALAAELEEALADSTLELPTKFGFAIDDGKSRVLAGDSADVRIERDRDGRLLVRADGARLGRSVARGEAVSTALALANWFISSGGAKGGRGRMAAHIAAGAELPQSLSGETEPAPVMAASRPGHYPHGALVGVAFGQMLHTTLHQFSGCGHALRMTPWRMVLSEGKREMPSGAGLITEPYDPALRVIACSGAPRCREAHADTRALASALAPRIALDTRLHVSGCAKGCARSGASAVTLVATSAGFDLVRDGSTRDEPVLRGLNGADIVSDPSILVGGH, from the coding sequence ATGAGTGCGGCCGCGATCAAGGGCTGGTGTCCCGGCGCGTTGCGCCCGATGCAATCGGGCGACGGGCTCGTGGTTCGCGTGCGCCCGTTCGGCGGAAGGCTTGAAGCCGCGCAAGTCGCCGGCCTTGCCGAGCTCGCCGAACGCTACGGCAATGGTCTCATCGATGTGACGAGCCGTGCCAACCTCCAGATCAGAGGCGTCAGCGAGCAGGGCCATCGCCGGCTGCTCGATGGACTCGCGTTGCTGCGGCTGCTCGACCCCGATACCGACATCGAAGCCCGGCGCAACATTTTGGTGACGCCGTTCTGGAACAGCGGTGACGAGACGCAGGCGCTCGCCGCGGAGCTTGAAGAAGCGCTCGCCGACAGCACGCTCGAACTCCCCACAAAATTCGGCTTCGCCATCGACGATGGAAAGTCGCGCGTACTCGCCGGCGATTCCGCCGATGTGCGCATCGAACGCGATCGCGACGGCCGGCTCCTGGTGCGGGCCGATGGCGCAAGGCTTGGCCGCTCGGTCGCGCGCGGAGAGGCCGTGAGCACGGCGCTCGCGCTCGCGAACTGGTTCATCTCGTCCGGCGGCGCGAAGGGCGGGCGAGGGCGCATGGCAGCCCATATCGCGGCCGGCGCAGAATTGCCTCAGTCGTTGAGCGGCGAAACCGAGCCTGCTCCGGTCATGGCCGCGTCACGACCCGGGCATTATCCGCATGGCGCCCTGGTCGGCGTCGCGTTCGGGCAGATGCTGCACACGACGCTCCATCAATTTTCCGGCTGTGGACATGCGCTGCGCATGACGCCATGGCGAATGGTGCTGAGCGAGGGCAAGCGCGAGATGCCGAGCGGGGCAGGCCTCATCACCGAGCCTTACGATCCGGCGTTGCGCGTGATTGCTTGTAGCGGCGCCCCGCGTTGCCGCGAGGCGCATGCCGACACCCGCGCGCTCGCTTCCGCCCTTGCGCCGCGCATCGCCCTCGATACGCGCCTTCACGTCTCCGGGTGCGCCAAGGGCTGCGCGCGTTCCGGCGCGTCCGCGGTGACGCTGGTTGCGACCAGCGCCGGATTTGATCTCGTCCGCGACGGCTCGACCCGCGATGAGCCGGTTCTGCGCGGCCTCAACGGTGCCGACATCGTCAGCGATCCCTCCATCCTGGTCGGAGGCCACTGA
- a CDS encoding precorrin-2 C(20)-methyltransferase, giving the protein MGRIICCGLGPGDPDMMSVRADRTVRGAKHVAYFRKKGRPGQARRIVEGMLGSDVTEYAMEYPVTTELAFDSPEYVQLLAGFYDEWAERLARLSRAVDVVVLCEGDPYFYGSFMHLHTRLQGRVEIEVIAGIPGMVGCWNGVGRPIALGDDVTTVLMGTLAEDELERRMRDSDALVVMKTGRNLAKVRRALTAAGRLDDAWLVERGTMPGERVVRLAEVDAADCPYFAIVLVHGKGRHLDAAE; this is encoded by the coding sequence ATGGGACGCATCATCTGCTGCGGTCTCGGCCCCGGTGATCCTGATATGATGAGCGTGCGCGCCGACCGGACGGTGCGCGGTGCGAAGCATGTCGCCTATTTTCGCAAGAAGGGCCGGCCCGGCCAGGCGCGGCGGATCGTCGAAGGCATGTTGGGCTCCGACGTCACCGAATACGCAATGGAATATCCTGTTACGACGGAGCTCGCCTTCGATAGCCCGGAATATGTGCAGCTGCTCGCCGGCTTCTACGACGAATGGGCGGAACGGCTGGCGCGGCTTTCGCGTGCGGTGGATGTCGTCGTGCTCTGCGAGGGCGATCCTTACTTTTACGGCTCCTTCATGCATCTGCACACGCGCCTGCAAGGCCGTGTCGAGATCGAGGTGATCGCGGGCATTCCCGGCATGGTCGGTTGCTGGAACGGCGTCGGCCGGCCGATCGCGCTTGGCGACGACGTGACGACGGTGCTGATGGGGACGCTCGCCGAAGACGAGCTCGAGCGGCGCATGCGCGATTCCGATGCGCTTGTCGTCATGAAGACCGGCCGCAATCTCGCAAAAGTGCGCCGCGCGCTCACGGCTGCCGGCCGGCTGGACGATGCCTGGCTGGTCGAGCGCGGCACCATGCCGGGCGAGCGCGTGGTGCGGCTCGCCGAGGTCGATGCCGCCGACTGTCCTTACTTTGCGATCGTGCTCGTGCACGGCAAGGGCCGGCATCTGGACGCCGCCGAATGA
- a CDS encoding cobalt-precorrin-6A reductase → MTRALILGGTADASLLAAEIARAGIDAVYSYGGRTRAPADQPLPTRIGGFGGVSGLADYIRRERITHVIDATHPFAAEMSRHAVQACAQTGTPLIALERAPWTRAPGDNWIEVADVTAAAATLPETPANVFLAIGRQHIAPFAAKPQHVYTLRFVDPPEAPLPFAADVIVSRGPFTFDRELEMMRARGIAWIVARNSGGDGARAKIDAARMLSLPVIMIARPELPDRQRVESVTEIMQWLGHRACLGA, encoded by the coding sequence ATGACGCGCGCCCTCATTCTGGGCGGAACCGCCGATGCGAGTTTGCTCGCCGCGGAAATCGCACGCGCGGGCATCGACGCCGTGTATTCCTATGGCGGCCGAACCCGCGCGCCCGCCGATCAGCCGCTGCCGACCCGCATCGGTGGCTTCGGCGGCGTGAGCGGGCTTGCCGACTATATTCGCCGTGAGCGCATCACGCATGTGATCGACGCCACGCATCCCTTCGCTGCCGAGATGAGCCGCCACGCGGTCCAGGCGTGCGCGCAAACGGGAACGCCGCTGATCGCGCTCGAGCGCGCGCCTTGGACGAGGGCGCCCGGCGACAACTGGATCGAAGTCGCCGACGTCACCGCCGCGGCCGCTACGCTGCCCGAGACGCCGGCAAACGTGTTCCTCGCCATCGGCCGCCAGCACATCGCACCGTTCGCGGCGAAGCCGCAGCACGTCTACACGCTTCGGTTCGTCGATCCCCCCGAAGCACCTCTGCCCTTCGCTGCGGACGTGATCGTGTCGCGCGGGCCGTTCACGTTCGACCGCGAGCTCGAAATGATGCGCGCGCGCGGCATCGCATGGATCGTCGCCCGCAATTCCGGCGGCGACGGCGCACGCGCCAAGATCGACGCGGCCCGCATGCTTAGCCTGCCCGTGATCATGATCGCGCGGCCGGAGCTGCCCGATCGTCAGCGGGTTGAGAGCGTGACCGAGATCATGCAATGGCTCGGTCATCGCGCCTGTCTCGGGGCATAG
- a CDS encoding cobalamin biosynthesis protein produces MKVAGLGFKKDVTLASLREALLAAGGSEGLAAVATVSDKADAEVLKQLARECGVPIKPVPADMLAGIETPTQSKLVAEKFGTGSVAEAAALVAAGPRARLIATRVVSRDRTATAAIAEGDGA; encoded by the coding sequence ATGAAAGTCGCCGGACTCGGATTCAAGAAGGATGTCACGCTGGCTTCGCTGCGCGAGGCGCTGCTGGCAGCCGGTGGTTCCGAAGGCCTCGCGGCGGTCGCGACTGTCAGCGACAAGGCCGACGCGGAAGTGCTGAAGCAGCTCGCGCGCGAATGCGGCGTACCGATCAAGCCGGTTCCGGCGGACATGCTGGCCGGCATCGAGACGCCGACGCAGTCAAAACTCGTCGCGGAAAAGTTCGGCACGGGCTCGGTCGCTGAAGCCGCGGCGCTCGTTGCGGCTGGCCCCCGCGCGCGATTGATTGCGACGCGGGTGGTCTCGCGGGATCGCACCGCGACCGCCGCGATCGCGGAAGGAGACGGCGCATGA
- the cobJ gene encoding precorrin-3B C(17)-methyltransferase → MTGTLTIAGLGPGSDALVTPEVSAALAAATDILGYAPYVARVPPRTGLTLHPSDNREELQRAGEALRLAAEGGQVVVVSSGDPGVFAMASAVFEALEQAPQWRELPIRVLPGITAMLAAAARAGAPLGHDFCAINLSDNLKPWAVIEKRLRLAAEADFAIAMYNPRSASRPEGFGRALAVLKDGGCGDRLVIFARAISAADERIETVTLNDARPEMADMRTLVIVGNSQTRRVGRWIYAPRQAR, encoded by the coding sequence ATGACGGGCACGCTGACCATCGCGGGCCTTGGGCCGGGCAGCGATGCGCTGGTGACGCCCGAGGTCTCCGCCGCCCTTGCCGCCGCCACCGACATTCTGGGCTACGCGCCCTATGTTGCGCGCGTGCCGCCGCGGACAGGGCTCACCTTGCATCCCTCCGACAATCGCGAAGAGCTGCAGCGCGCGGGCGAAGCCCTGCGGCTTGCGGCCGAAGGCGGGCAGGTCGTCGTCGTTTCCTCCGGCGATCCCGGCGTCTTCGCGATGGCGTCGGCCGTGTTCGAGGCGCTCGAACAGGCACCGCAATGGCGCGAGCTTCCCATTCGCGTTTTGCCTGGTATCACAGCGATGCTGGCGGCGGCCGCGCGCGCTGGTGCGCCGCTCGGCCATGATTTCTGCGCGATCAATCTCTCGGACAATCTCAAGCCGTGGGCGGTTATCGAGAAGCGCCTGCGGCTGGCCGCGGAAGCCGATTTTGCCATTGCGATGTACAATCCGCGCTCGGCAAGCCGACCAGAGGGTTTTGGCCGCGCGCTTGCGGTGTTGAAGGACGGCGGCTGCGGCGACCGCCTCGTGATCTTCGCGCGCGCGATCAGCGCCGCCGATGAAAGGATCGAGACCGTCACGCTGAACGACGCGCGGCCTGAGATGGCCGACATGCGCACGTTGGTCATCGTCGGCAATTCGCAGACGCGCCGCGTCGGCCGCTGGATCTATGCCCCGAGACAGGCGCGATGA
- a CDS encoding precorrin-8X methylmutase → MPHTYETDGAAIYRQSFATIRAEADLARFSPDEEQVVVRMIHAAGMVGLDAHIRFTSGMATAARAALQRGAPILCDARMVSEGITRARLPAANAVICTLGDEAVPALAQSMRNTRSAAALELWRPHLDGAIVAIGNAPTALFHLLNMLEDPGCPRPAAIIGCPVGFVGAAESKAALMADPPVPALTVEGRLGGSAITVAAVNALASRSE, encoded by the coding sequence ATGCCGCACACCTACGAGACCGACGGTGCGGCGATCTACCGACAGTCCTTTGCGACCATCCGGGCAGAGGCCGATCTTGCGCGCTTTTCGCCGGACGAGGAGCAGGTGGTGGTGCGGATGATCCACGCCGCCGGCATGGTGGGCCTCGATGCGCATATCCGCTTCACATCAGGCATGGCGACTGCTGCGCGCGCGGCCTTGCAGAGAGGCGCGCCGATCCTGTGCGACGCGCGCATGGTCTCGGAAGGAATTACGCGCGCGAGACTGCCTGCAGCCAACGCCGTGATCTGCACGCTCGGCGACGAAGCCGTTCCCGCGCTCGCGCAGTCCATGCGCAACACGCGCTCGGCTGCGGCGCTGGAGTTGTGGCGACCGCATCTCGACGGCGCAATCGTTGCGATCGGTAACGCGCCGACCGCGCTGTTTCATCTCCTCAACATGCTCGAGGACCCGGGCTGCCCGCGCCCTGCGGCGATCATCGGCTGCCCCGTGGGCTTCGTCGGCGCGGCCGAATCCAAGGCCGCGCTGATGGCCGATCCGCCGGTGCCGGCGCTGACAGTCGAGGGCCGCCTCGGCGGCTCCGCGATCACGGTCGCCGCCGTGAATGCACTGGCGAGCCGGAGCGAATAG
- the cbiT gene encoding precorrin-6Y C5,15-methyltransferase (decarboxylating) subunit CbiT produces MADPWLTIIGIGEDGLAGLSEASRKALAKAETVFGGERHLALADVEGRGRPWPVPFDADIVLSCRGRPTVVLASGDPFWHGAGASLAEKLDANEWIAHSAPSTFSLAAARLGWRLEAIACLGLHAAPFERLVPHLVRGARIICLVRDGKAAGELAKWLSERGWGASAFWTLAALGGAREGIAEHRADSFEGDLAENLVAVAVEARGGQGIPRSSGLSDDLFAHDGQITKRPVRALALSALAPRPGERLWDIGAGSGSISVEWALCGGTASAIEAREDRAANIRSNAAAFGLAHRINVIAASAPEALAALEVPDAVFIGGGLDIAMFDAIWSRLSPGARLVAHAVTLETEALLGELHQRHGGELMRVEIAYAAPLGRYRSWEASRPVVQWSAVR; encoded by the coding sequence ATGGCTGATCCCTGGTTGACCATCATCGGTATCGGCGAAGATGGCCTTGCCGGGCTGTCCGAGGCAAGCCGAAAGGCGCTCGCGAAGGCAGAAACTGTTTTTGGTGGCGAGCGTCATCTCGCGCTTGCTGATGTGGAGGGGCGCGGTCGCCCGTGGCCGGTGCCGTTCGACGCAGACATCGTGCTGAGCTGCCGCGGCCGGCCGACGGTGGTACTCGCCTCCGGCGATCCGTTCTGGCACGGTGCCGGTGCAAGTCTCGCCGAGAAGCTCGATGCCAACGAGTGGATCGCGCATTCGGCGCCATCGACCTTCTCGCTCGCCGCCGCGCGGCTGGGCTGGCGCCTCGAAGCCATCGCCTGTCTCGGGCTTCATGCCGCGCCGTTCGAGCGTCTCGTACCGCATCTCGTGCGAGGTGCGCGCATCATTTGCCTCGTGCGCGACGGCAAGGCGGCCGGTGAGCTCGCCAAATGGCTGAGCGAGCGCGGGTGGGGCGCCTCGGCGTTCTGGACTCTCGCCGCGCTCGGCGGGGCGCGCGAAGGCATCGCTGAGCATCGTGCCGACAGCTTTGAGGGCGATCTCGCCGAAAACCTGGTCGCAGTAGCGGTCGAGGCGAGGGGCGGGCAAGGCATTCCCCGCAGCTCAGGCCTGTCAGACGATCTCTTCGCTCACGACGGCCAGATTACCAAGCGGCCGGTGCGCGCGCTGGCGCTCTCGGCGCTGGCGCCGCGACCCGGCGAGCGGCTGTGGGATATCGGTGCGGGTTCTGGCTCGATCTCGGTGGAATGGGCGCTGTGCGGCGGGACGGCGAGCGCCATCGAGGCACGCGAGGATCGTGCCGCGAATATCCGTAGCAATGCTGCAGCGTTTGGATTGGCGCATCGGATTAATGTCATCGCGGCGTCCGCGCCCGAAGCTCTCGCTGCGCTGGAAGTGCCGGACGCGGTCTTCATCGGTGGCGGTCTCGATATCGCGATGTTCGATGCCATCTGGTCACGGCTCTCGCCGGGTGCGCGGCTCGTCGCGCATGCGGTGACGCTGGAGACGGAGGCGCTGCTCGGCGAACTGCACCAGCGCCACGGCGGCGAGTTGATGCGGGTCGAGATTGCCTATGCAGCGCCGCTCGGTCGCTACAGGTCCTGGGAAGCGTCGCGGCCCGTGGTGCAATGGAGTGCGGTTCGATGA